One segment of Mycolicibacterium neworleansense DNA contains the following:
- a CDS encoding lysoplasmalogenase, with the protein MASTAGFSSATDIPPPYAPRRTVWLWGTAAVIGAAYGLFLLVVALRLPAGSDLTGQFFAQPAVKALPALLLAAAAWSHPIVRERRWLVGALVFSALGDFLLAIPWWQPSFVLGLAAFLVAHLCFLGALVPLARRSTPRLIAVALTVLACLALLTWFWPRLIEQGMAVPVVAYIGVLGAMVCTALLARLPTPWTAAGAVCFAVSDSMIGISQFVRGDQLLAVPIWWAYATSLLLITAGLFFGRASDKSAKAGQ; encoded by the coding sequence ATGGCATCGACAGCCGGTTTCTCATCAGCAACGGACATTCCGCCACCGTACGCACCTCGCCGGACGGTGTGGTTGTGGGGCACCGCCGCGGTCATCGGCGCGGCTTACGGCCTGTTTCTCCTCGTGGTGGCTTTGAGGCTGCCGGCCGGTTCCGACCTCACCGGCCAGTTCTTCGCCCAACCCGCCGTCAAGGCGCTGCCAGCGCTGTTGCTGGCGGCAGCCGCTTGGTCACACCCGATCGTGCGGGAACGCCGCTGGCTGGTCGGTGCGCTGGTGTTCTCCGCCCTCGGTGACTTCCTGCTCGCCATCCCGTGGTGGCAGCCGTCCTTCGTGCTGGGGCTGGCCGCGTTCCTGGTCGCGCACCTGTGCTTCCTGGGCGCGCTGGTGCCACTGGCGCGCCGATCGACGCCGCGGCTGATCGCCGTGGCGCTCACCGTCCTGGCCTGCCTGGCGCTGCTGACCTGGTTCTGGCCCCGTCTCATCGAGCAGGGTATGGCCGTTCCGGTGGTCGCCTACATCGGGGTGCTCGGCGCCATGGTGTGCACGGCGTTGCTGGCCCGGCTGCCCACACCGTGGACCGCGGCCGGCGCCGTGTGTTTCGCGGTGTCGGACTCCATGATCGGCATCAGCCAGTTCGTGCGGGGCGATCAGCTGCTCGCCGTGCCGATCTGGTGGGCGTACGCGACGTCGCTGCTGTTGATCACGGCGGGTCTGTTCTTCGGCCGGGCGTCAGACAAGTCTGCTAAAGCTGGGCAGTGA
- a CDS encoding alpha/beta hydrolase, which yields MSVADEKPAVDAILQKVLEAVPFQLSTDIGVEEARRQFSEIPRLPVHPDVKTEDREVPGPAGPVPVRIYRPPTADGTTMPVVVFIHGGGWALGDLDSYDGTARQHAVAADAVVVSVDYRLAPEHPYPAAVDDVWAVTQWVAANAAELGVDATRMAVAGDSAGGNLSAVVALLARDAGLPGLLFQLLWYPATTWDTSLPSFKENATAPILGLDAVTGFSRWYAGHVDLSDPPATLVPARAADLSGLAPAYIAVAGHDPLRDDGIRYAELLGAAGVPVQLDHAETLVHGYLGYVGVVPATTEAFDRAMAALREALHG from the coding sequence ATGTCCGTTGCTGATGAGAAACCGGCTGTCGATGCCATTCTGCAGAAGGTACTGGAGGCAGTGCCGTTCCAACTATCCACTGACATCGGTGTCGAGGAGGCCCGACGCCAGTTCAGTGAGATTCCGCGGCTACCGGTCCATCCCGACGTGAAAACTGAGGACCGTGAGGTCCCCGGGCCGGCCGGCCCGGTCCCGGTGCGGATATACCGTCCACCTACCGCCGACGGCACGACGATGCCGGTCGTGGTGTTCATCCACGGTGGCGGCTGGGCGCTGGGTGACCTGGACAGTTACGACGGCACCGCGCGCCAGCATGCCGTGGCCGCCGACGCGGTCGTGGTGTCGGTGGACTACCGGCTGGCTCCGGAACACCCGTACCCCGCCGCGGTCGACGACGTGTGGGCGGTGACGCAGTGGGTCGCCGCCAATGCCGCCGAACTCGGCGTCGACGCCACCCGGATGGCTGTGGCCGGGGATTCGGCGGGCGGCAACCTGAGTGCGGTCGTGGCACTGCTGGCGCGTGACGCAGGCCTTCCCGGGCTGCTTTTCCAGTTGCTCTGGTACCCGGCCACGACGTGGGACACCAGCCTGCCGTCGTTCAAAGAGAACGCCACGGCGCCGATCCTCGGACTCGACGCCGTCACCGGGTTCTCCCGCTGGTACGCCGGTCACGTCGATCTGTCCGACCCGCCGGCCACGCTGGTGCCGGCCCGCGCGGCCGACCTGTCCGGCCTCGCACCGGCCTACATCGCGGTCGCCGGGCACGACCCGTTGCGCGATGACGGCATCCGCTACGCCGAATTGCTGGGTGCCGCAGGTGTGCCGGTGCAGCTGGACCACGCCGAGACTCTGGTGCACGGCTACCTCGGCTATGTCGGTGTGGTCCCGGCGACTACCGAGGCATTCGATAGGGCGATGGCCGCACTGCGGGAGGCACTGCACGGCTGA
- the rpoZ gene encoding DNA-directed RNA polymerase subunit omega, producing MSTPHADAQLAAADDLGIDSSAASAYDTPLGITNPPIDELLDRASSKYALVIYAAKRARQINDYYNQLGDGILEYVGPLVEPGLQEKPLSIAMREIHEDLLEHTEGGE from the coding sequence GTGAGCACCCCGCACGCCGACGCGCAGCTGGCCGCTGCGGACGACTTGGGTATCGATTCGTCCGCCGCCAGCGCCTACGACACGCCGTTGGGCATCACCAACCCGCCCATCGACGAGTTGCTGGACCGCGCGTCGAGCAAGTACGCGCTGGTGATCTACGCCGCCAAGCGGGCGCGTCAGATCAACGACTACTACAACCAGCTGGGTGACGGCATTCTCGAGTACGTCGGTCCGCTGGTCGAGCCTGGTCTGCAGGAGAAGCCGCTGTCGATCGCGATGCGGGAGATCCACGAGGACCTGCTTGAGCACACCGAGGGCGGCGAGTAG
- a CDS encoding flavin-containing monooxygenase, translating into MPDFHTLIVGAGFSGIGAAIAMDKAGLHDYLILEAGDGAGGTWFWNTYPGVAVDIPSFSYQFSFEQSRQWSRTYAPGSELRNYADNCVDKYGLRPRIRFNTTVTRAVFDDDEDLWRLELDSGDTLTARFLVNASGVLTIPKLPEIDGVDSFGGVTVHTARWDHTVDLAGKRVAIIGTGASAVQVIPEIASKVKQLTVFQRTPIWCFPKFDVPIPPIARRLMRLPGGRTLHRLISQAYVEFTFPLAAQYFTINPFAKRAGAAGRAYLRQQVRDPEVRDKLTPRYAVGCKRPGFHNTYLATFNRDNVRLVTEPIDKITGSGVATTDGESHDVDVLILATGFKVMDVDALTFEIVGSGGQSLSEFWNEHRMQAYEGVSVPGFANFFSVMGPYGYVGSSYFALIEAQTHHLVRCIAQANRRSARRVEVRAEANDRYFAEMMRKRHRQIFWQDSCNLANSYYFDRNGDVPLRPASTLEAYWRSRRFPLEDYAFSS; encoded by the coding sequence ATGCCCGACTTTCACACGCTCATCGTCGGCGCCGGATTTTCCGGCATCGGCGCCGCCATCGCCATGGACAAGGCCGGCCTGCACGACTACCTGATCCTGGAAGCAGGCGACGGAGCCGGCGGCACCTGGTTCTGGAACACCTATCCCGGTGTGGCCGTGGATATTCCGTCGTTCTCCTACCAGTTCTCCTTCGAGCAGTCACGACAATGGTCGCGTACCTACGCTCCCGGCAGCGAACTGCGCAACTATGCCGACAACTGCGTCGACAAATACGGCCTGCGGCCCCGGATCCGGTTCAACACCACCGTCACCCGCGCGGTCTTCGACGACGACGAGGACCTGTGGCGACTCGAGCTGGACTCCGGAGACACGCTCACGGCCCGGTTCCTGGTCAATGCCAGCGGTGTGCTGACCATCCCGAAGCTCCCCGAGATCGACGGCGTCGACTCCTTCGGTGGGGTCACCGTGCACACGGCCCGGTGGGACCACACCGTGGATCTGGCGGGCAAACGCGTCGCGATCATCGGCACCGGCGCCTCCGCCGTGCAGGTGATCCCCGAGATCGCGTCGAAGGTCAAGCAGCTCACCGTGTTTCAGCGCACCCCCATCTGGTGCTTCCCGAAGTTCGACGTGCCGATCCCGCCGATCGCACGCCGGCTGATGCGACTGCCCGGCGGCCGCACCCTGCACCGGCTGATCAGCCAGGCCTACGTGGAGTTCACGTTCCCGCTGGCCGCGCAGTACTTCACGATCAACCCGTTCGCCAAGCGTGCCGGCGCAGCCGGGCGGGCCTACCTCCGCCAACAGGTGCGCGATCCGGAAGTCCGCGACAAGCTCACACCGCGGTATGCGGTGGGATGTAAGCGGCCCGGCTTCCACAACACCTATCTGGCCACATTCAACCGGGACAACGTGCGACTGGTCACCGAACCGATCGACAAGATCACCGGTTCGGGTGTCGCGACCACCGATGGCGAGAGCCACGACGTCGACGTGCTCATCCTGGCCACCGGCTTCAAGGTGATGGACGTCGACGCACTGACCTTCGAGATCGTGGGGTCGGGCGGGCAGTCACTGAGCGAGTTCTGGAACGAGCACCGAATGCAGGCCTACGAGGGTGTCAGCGTTCCCGGGTTCGCGAACTTCTTCTCAGTGATGGGCCCGTACGGCTACGTCGGATCCTCGTATTTCGCATTGATCGAGGCGCAGACCCACCACCTGGTGCGCTGCATCGCCCAGGCCAACCGCCGCTCGGCCCGCCGCGTCGAGGTCCGCGCGGAGGCCAACGACCGGTATTTCGCCGAGATGATGCGTAAGCGTCACCGCCAGATCTTCTGGCAGGACAGCTGCAACCTGGCCAACAGCTATTACTTCGATCGCAACGGGGACGTGCCATTGCGGCCGGCCAGCACCTTGGAGGCCTACTGGCGCAGCCGCCGCTTCCCGCTGGAGGATTACGCGTTCAGTTCCTGA
- the metK gene encoding methionine adenosyltransferase — translation MSQGRLFTSESVTEGHPDKICDAISDSVLDALLEQDPKSRVAVETLVTTGQVHVAGEVTTSAYADIPKIVRDRILEIGYDSSTKGFDGASCGVNIAIGAQSPDIAQGVDTAHEARVEGAADPLDAQGAGDQGLMFGYAIGDTPELMPLPIALAHRLSRRLTEVRKNGVLDYLRPDGKTQVTIQYDGRTPVRLDTVVLSTQHADGIDLDATLTPDIREKVVNTVLADLNHETLDTSDFRLLVNPTGKFVLGGPMGDAGLTGRKIIVDTYGGWARHGGGAFSGKDPSKVDRSAAYAMRWVAKNVVAAGLAERVEVQVAYAIGKAAPVGLFVETFGTETVDPARIEKAISSVFDLRPGAIIRDLDLLRPIYAQTAAYGHFGRTDIELPWEQLNKVDDLKASV, via the coding sequence GTGAGCCAAGGTCGCCTGTTTACCAGTGAGTCGGTAACCGAAGGACACCCCGACAAGATCTGTGATGCGATCAGCGACTCGGTGCTCGACGCGCTGCTGGAGCAGGATCCGAAGTCGCGGGTCGCAGTCGAGACCCTGGTGACCACCGGCCAGGTGCATGTCGCCGGCGAGGTCACCACCTCGGCCTACGCCGACATCCCGAAGATCGTGCGCGACCGCATCCTGGAGATCGGCTACGACTCGTCGACCAAGGGTTTCGACGGTGCCTCGTGCGGCGTGAACATCGCGATCGGCGCGCAGTCGCCTGACATCGCCCAGGGCGTGGACACCGCCCACGAGGCGCGCGTCGAGGGTGCGGCCGATCCGCTGGACGCCCAGGGCGCCGGCGACCAGGGCCTGATGTTCGGCTACGCCATCGGCGACACCCCCGAGCTGATGCCGCTGCCCATCGCGCTGGCCCACCGGCTGTCGCGGCGGCTGACCGAGGTCCGCAAGAACGGCGTGCTGGACTACCTGCGCCCGGACGGCAAGACCCAGGTCACCATCCAGTACGACGGCCGGACCCCGGTGCGGCTGGACACCGTGGTGTTGTCCACCCAGCACGCCGACGGCATCGACCTCGACGCCACCCTGACCCCGGACATCCGCGAGAAGGTCGTCAACACGGTGCTGGCCGATCTCAACCACGAGACGCTGGACACCTCCGACTTCCGCCTGCTGGTCAACCCGACCGGCAAGTTCGTGCTCGGCGGGCCGATGGGTGACGCCGGCTTGACTGGCCGCAAGATCATCGTCGACACCTACGGCGGCTGGGCCCGCCACGGCGGCGGCGCCTTCTCCGGCAAGGACCCGTCAAAGGTGGACCGTTCGGCCGCGTACGCGATGCGCTGGGTGGCCAAGAACGTCGTCGCCGCCGGCCTGGCGGAGCGGGTCGAGGTCCAGGTGGCCTACGCGATCGGCAAGGCGGCCCCGGTCGGCCTGTTCGTCGAGACCTTCGGCACCGAGACCGTCGACCCGGCCCGCATCGAGAAGGCCATCAGCAGCGTGTTCGATCTGCGTCCCGGCGCGATCATCCGCGACCTGGACCTGCTGCGGCCGATCTACGCCCAGACCGCGGCCTACGGCCACTTCGGGCGCACCGACATCGAACTGCCCTGGGAGCAGCTCAACAAGGTCGACGACCTGAAGGCCTCGGTCTAG
- a CDS encoding cytochrome P450 has protein sequence MAAPAARLNTWTMTREAITVGFSTDGGFLARTQGRNITRFRCAGRRFVSIAHPDYVDHVLHRALLRYVKSNEYEPIRAAAGINLLTDEGDSWAGHRAALNPTFARRHLNTLVDLMIDPIERATNELTEQGEGVQFDMHAAMVETTLRVVSNALFSQDFGPIVHSMRDLTTRGLRRTELLGRLGLLGLLRRPFYDAMASSTFSGIRLPPPLREGQRIALALDAAVNTVLDDRIAHPTESADLLNVLFGADDASWPRQRVRDEALTFMLAGHETTANAMSWFWYLMALHPDARDRMLAEVDDVVGARRPTAADLTRLPWTTACLQESQRFYSAVWIIAREAVEPDDIGGHHIRPGTTVIIPIHQIHHDERWWPDPETFDPNRFLGETPKNRPRSAYLPFGGGRRICIGQSFALMEMVLLAAIMSQRFVFDLDPGYSVELEATLTLRPKHGVHMVGRSREVA, from the coding sequence ATGGCGGCGCCGGCGGCACGACTGAACACGTGGACGATGACCCGCGAGGCCATCACGGTCGGATTCAGCACCGACGGTGGCTTCCTGGCCCGGACCCAGGGCCGCAATATCACCCGGTTCCGTTGTGCAGGAAGACGTTTCGTTTCGATTGCACATCCCGATTACGTCGACCACGTTCTGCACCGAGCGCTCCTTCGCTACGTCAAATCCAACGAGTACGAGCCGATTCGGGCCGCGGCGGGCATCAACCTCCTGACGGACGAAGGCGACTCCTGGGCCGGCCACCGTGCCGCGCTGAACCCGACCTTCGCGCGCCGTCATCTCAACACGCTCGTCGACCTTATGATCGACCCGATCGAGCGGGCGACGAACGAGCTCACCGAACAGGGTGAGGGTGTGCAGTTCGACATGCACGCGGCCATGGTGGAAACCACCCTGCGAGTGGTCTCCAATGCGTTGTTCAGCCAAGACTTCGGCCCGATCGTGCACAGCATGCGAGATCTCACGACCCGGGGTCTGCGGCGCACCGAACTGCTCGGCAGGCTCGGACTGTTGGGCTTGCTGCGCCGCCCCTTCTACGACGCGATGGCATCGAGCACGTTCTCCGGAATCCGCCTGCCTCCGCCGCTGCGCGAAGGCCAGCGGATCGCCCTGGCCCTGGATGCCGCGGTGAACACCGTGCTCGACGATCGCATCGCCCACCCCACAGAGTCGGCCGACCTGCTCAACGTGTTGTTCGGCGCCGACGACGCGAGCTGGCCCCGCCAACGCGTCCGGGACGAGGCGCTGACCTTCATGCTCGCCGGGCACGAGACCACTGCCAACGCGATGTCGTGGTTCTGGTACCTGATGGCACTCCATCCCGACGCCCGCGACCGGATGCTGGCCGAGGTGGATGACGTGGTCGGGGCACGCCGTCCGACGGCCGCCGACCTGACCCGGTTGCCGTGGACCACCGCATGCCTGCAGGAGTCGCAGCGGTTCTACTCCGCGGTGTGGATCATCGCGCGCGAGGCCGTCGAGCCCGACGACATCGGCGGCCACCACATCCGCCCCGGTACAACCGTCATCATCCCGATCCACCAGATCCACCACGACGAGCGATGGTGGCCCGACCCGGAAACCTTCGACCCCAACCGATTCCTGGGCGAGACACCCAAGAATCGCCCACGTTCGGCCTACCTGCCGTTCGGCGGCGGACGCCGGATCTGCATCGGACAGAGTTTCGCCCTGATGGAGATGGTGCTGCTCGCCGCGATCATGAGCCAGCGCTTCGTGTTCGACCTCGACCCTGGTTACTCGGTGGAGTTGGAGGCTACGTTGACATTGAGACCCAAACACGGCGTCCACATGGTCGGACGCAGCCGGGAGGTGGCTTGA
- a CDS encoding AraC family transcriptional regulator has product MAKSGSISRSTWSADVCHPIHATRVLCEVAGERGVAARQVLAGTGVSPADLDDPDGVISAHDEILAVRHLQAELPDGPGLGIDVGGRSALTHMGLFGFAVMSCATLRELFSIGMRYFALTTLQIDLQLFEGVEDCVLELNAGHLPSDVQHFFIERDIAGIIATTASFAYPVVAQYADRISAEVSIDEEVLQPILTLMPLPNVEFGRAHSRLHFPRAMLDEPLPQADPYTLELCIAQCDALMQRYEHRRGITAVVRSKLFRDSGQFPALPEVAAELDMHPRTLRRRLAEEGTSFRALVNEARSALARDLLCNVGLTVDEVSRRLGYTETSTFCHAFKRWHGVAPSAWSRPQGGRSR; this is encoded by the coding sequence ATGGCCAAGTCAGGATCGATCTCACGATCAACGTGGTCGGCTGATGTCTGCCATCCGATACACGCCACCAGGGTGCTGTGCGAGGTGGCCGGAGAACGGGGCGTGGCAGCCAGGCAGGTCCTGGCCGGAACCGGGGTCAGCCCAGCGGATCTCGATGATCCCGACGGTGTGATCAGCGCTCACGACGAGATCCTGGCCGTTCGTCACCTGCAGGCCGAGTTACCCGACGGGCCCGGACTGGGTATCGACGTCGGGGGCCGGTCGGCCCTGACGCACATGGGTCTGTTCGGGTTCGCGGTCATGTCCTGCGCGACGCTGCGCGAACTGTTCAGTATCGGGATGCGTTACTTCGCGCTGACCACCCTGCAGATCGATCTGCAGTTGTTCGAGGGCGTCGAGGACTGCGTGCTGGAACTCAACGCAGGACACCTTCCCAGCGATGTCCAGCACTTCTTCATCGAACGGGACATCGCCGGAATCATCGCTACCACAGCCAGTTTCGCCTATCCGGTGGTAGCGCAGTACGCCGACCGGATATCGGCCGAAGTGTCGATCGACGAGGAAGTGCTCCAGCCGATCCTGACGTTGATGCCGTTGCCGAACGTGGAGTTCGGCCGTGCCCACTCCCGGTTGCACTTTCCCCGCGCCATGCTCGACGAGCCGCTGCCGCAAGCCGATCCCTACACCCTTGAGCTGTGTATCGCCCAGTGCGATGCGCTGATGCAGCGTTACGAGCACCGTCGCGGCATCACTGCCGTGGTGCGCAGCAAGCTCTTTCGCGATTCCGGGCAGTTCCCGGCCCTGCCCGAGGTGGCTGCCGAGCTCGACATGCATCCGCGCACGTTGCGACGGCGGTTGGCCGAGGAGGGCACGTCATTCCGTGCGCTGGTGAACGAGGCGCGGTCGGCGCTCGCCCGCGACCTGCTGTGCAACGTCGGGCTGACCGTCGATGAGGTGTCCCGCCGGCTCGGCTACACCGAGACCTCGACGTTCTGCCACGCCTTCAAACGCTGGCACGGCGTGGCGCCCAGTGCGTGGTCTCGGCCGCAAGGTGGCCGATCTCGATGA
- the gmk gene encoding guanylate kinase, producing the protein MSAGRGAGQHTATAPVVVLSGPSAVGKSTVVRCLRERLPDLYFSVSVTTRAPRPGEVDGVDYTFVSKERFQQLIDDGELLEWAEIHGGLQRSGTPAQPVREATRAGRPVLIEVDLAGARAVKQAMPEAVSVFLAPPSWDELVSRLSGRGTETPEVMARRLETARAEMAARSDFDQVVVNRQLDTACAELVSLLVHSR; encoded by the coding sequence TTGAGCGCTGGTAGAGGGGCCGGACAACACACAGCGACGGCTCCGGTCGTCGTGTTGTCCGGTCCCTCCGCTGTCGGGAAGTCCACCGTGGTCCGTTGTCTGCGGGAGCGGCTTCCCGACCTGTATTTCTCCGTCTCGGTCACGACCAGGGCACCGCGACCGGGCGAAGTCGACGGAGTCGACTACACATTCGTGTCCAAAGAGCGTTTCCAACAGCTCATCGATGACGGTGAGCTGCTGGAATGGGCTGAAATCCACGGCGGTCTGCAGCGCTCGGGGACGCCGGCCCAGCCGGTGCGTGAGGCCACCCGCGCCGGGCGCCCGGTGCTGATCGAGGTCGATCTGGCCGGGGCGCGCGCCGTCAAGCAGGCCATGCCAGAGGCGGTATCGGTGTTCCTGGCGCCGCCGAGCTGGGACGAACTGGTCAGCCGGCTGTCCGGCCGCGGGACCGAGACACCCGAGGTGATGGCCAGGCGATTGGAGACGGCGCGGGCCGAAATGGCCGCCCGATCCGACTTTGACCAGGTGGTGGTGAACCGCCAGTTGGATACCGCATGCGCGGAATTGGTATCCTTGCTGGTGCACAGCCGATGA
- the pyrF gene encoding orotidine-5'-phosphate decarboxylase, whose translation MEAFGQRLAGAVSRRGPLCPGIDPHPELLKAWGLSTDVDGLAAFSDICVAAFADFAMVKPQVAFFEAYGSAGFAVLERTMAALREAGVLVLADAKRGDIGSTMAAYAAAWAGDSPLAADAVTASPYLGFGSLTPLLDVAEAQGRGVFVLAATSNPEGASVQRAMAGSRTVAQSVVDDVAAVNRASGGRIGSVGVVVGATVTELPDLSALGGPVLVPGVGAQGGRADALGGFGGAHLVLPTVSREVLRAGPAVSDLRAAAERLRDEVAYLA comes from the coding sequence ATGGAGGCATTCGGGCAGCGGCTGGCCGGCGCGGTGTCGCGGCGGGGGCCGCTGTGTCCCGGTATCGACCCTCACCCGGAGTTGCTGAAGGCGTGGGGCCTTTCCACCGATGTCGACGGTCTGGCCGCGTTCAGTGACATCTGTGTGGCGGCCTTCGCCGATTTCGCGATGGTCAAGCCTCAGGTGGCCTTCTTCGAGGCCTATGGTTCGGCCGGTTTCGCGGTACTGGAGCGCACGATGGCGGCCTTGCGTGAGGCCGGGGTGTTGGTGCTCGCCGATGCCAAGCGCGGGGACATCGGTTCCACCATGGCCGCCTATGCCGCCGCCTGGGCTGGTGACTCACCGCTGGCGGCCGACGCCGTGACAGCCTCGCCGTATCTGGGCTTCGGGTCGTTGACGCCGCTGCTGGATGTCGCCGAGGCCCAGGGTCGTGGGGTGTTCGTGCTGGCCGCCACCTCGAACCCGGAGGGCGCGAGCGTCCAGCGCGCCATGGCCGGGTCACGCACCGTGGCGCAATCCGTCGTCGATGATGTGGCCGCGGTCAATCGCGCCTCGGGCGGCCGCATCGGCTCGGTGGGTGTGGTGGTCGGGGCGACGGTGACCGAACTGCCCGATCTCAGTGCGCTGGGCGGACCGGTGTTGGTACCCGGGGTGGGGGCCCAGGGCGGGCGTGCCGATGCGCTGGGGGGATTCGGTGGGGCCCATTTGGTGCTACCCACGGTGTCTCGTGAGGTGCTGCGGGCCGGCCCGGCGGTGTCCGATCTGCGGGCGGCGGCCGAACGGCTGCGCGACGAGGTCGCCTACCTGGCCTGA
- the mihF gene encoding integration host factor, actinobacterial type, which produces MALPQLTDEQRAAALEKAAAARRARAELKDRLKRGGTNLKQVLTDAETDEVLGKMKVSALLEALPKVGKVKAQEIMTELEIAPTRRLRGLGDRQRKALLEKFDQ; this is translated from the coding sequence GTGGCCCTTCCCCAGTTGACCGACGAACAGCGCGCGGCAGCGTTGGAGAAGGCTGCTGCCGCACGTCGAGCGCGAGCCGAGCTCAAAGATCGACTCAAGCGCGGCGGCACCAACCTCAAGCAGGTGCTCACCGACGCCGAGACCGATGAGGTCTTGGGCAAGATGAAGGTCTCCGCGCTGCTGGAGGCCCTGCCCAAGGTCGGCAAGGTCAAGGCGCAGGAAATCATGACCGAGCTGGAGATCGCCCCGACGCGCCGTCTGCGCGGCCTCGGTGATCGTCAGCGCAAGGCCCTCCTGGAGAAGTTCGACCAGTAG
- the coaBC gene encoding bifunctional phosphopantothenoylcysteine decarboxylase/phosphopantothenate--cysteine ligase CoaBC yields the protein MSAGKRIVVGVAGGIAAYKACTLVRQLTEAGHSVRVLPTESALRFIGAATFEALSGNPVHTGVFTDVHEVPHVRIGQEADLVVVAPATADLLARAVAGRADDLLTATLLTARCPVLFAPAMHTEMWFHPATVDNVATLRRRGAVVLEPASGRLTGADSGAGRLPEAEEIATFAQLLLERGDALPYDLAGVKALVTAGGTREPLDPVRFIGNRSSGKQGYAVARVLAQRGADVTLVAGNTAGLVDPAGVDVVHIGSAAQLRDAVSKYAPESNVLVMAAAVADFRPAQVATSKIKKGGASEPSSIDLVRNDDVLAGAVRARAEGQLPNMRAIVGFAAETGDANGDVLFHARAKLQRKGCDLLVVNAVGDNRAFEVDNNDGWLLSADGAEVALEHGSKTLMATRIVDAIAAFLGKQDG from the coding sequence GTGAGCGCGGGTAAGCGAATCGTCGTCGGTGTGGCCGGCGGCATTGCCGCCTACAAGGCGTGCACCCTGGTCCGTCAACTCACCGAGGCCGGACACTCGGTGCGCGTGTTGCCCACCGAGTCGGCCCTGCGGTTCATCGGCGCCGCCACGTTCGAAGCCCTGTCGGGCAATCCGGTGCACACCGGTGTCTTCACCGATGTCCACGAGGTACCGCACGTCCGGATCGGCCAGGAGGCCGATCTGGTCGTCGTCGCACCCGCCACCGCCGATCTGCTGGCCCGTGCGGTGGCCGGCCGGGCCGACGATCTGCTGACCGCGACGCTCTTGACGGCGCGATGTCCGGTGCTGTTCGCCCCGGCGATGCACACCGAGATGTGGTTCCACCCGGCCACCGTCGACAATGTGGCCACTTTGCGCCGCCGCGGCGCCGTGGTGCTGGAACCGGCGTCGGGACGGCTCACCGGGGCCGACAGCGGCGCGGGGCGGCTACCCGAGGCCGAGGAGATCGCCACCTTCGCGCAGCTCCTGCTTGAGCGTGGCGACGCCCTGCCCTACGACCTGGCCGGTGTCAAGGCGCTGGTGACGGCCGGCGGAACCCGCGAACCCCTCGATCCGGTCCGGTTCATCGGCAACCGCAGCTCCGGCAAGCAGGGATATGCCGTGGCCCGGGTCCTGGCCCAGCGCGGCGCCGACGTGACGCTCGTCGCGGGTAACACCGCGGGTCTGGTCGATCCGGCCGGCGTCGATGTCGTGCACATCGGTTCGGCCGCGCAACTGCGCGATGCGGTGTCCAAGTACGCCCCCGAGTCCAATGTTCTGGTGATGGCAGCGGCCGTCGCCGACTTCCGGCCCGCACAGGTGGCCACCAGCAAGATCAAGAAGGGCGGCGCCTCCGAGCCCAGCTCCATCGACCTCGTCCGCAATGACGATGTACTCGCCGGGGCGGTGCGGGCGCGCGCCGAGGGGCAGTTGCCGAACATGCGGGCCATCGTGGGCTTCGCGGCCGAGACCGGCGACGCGAACGGCGATGTGCTGTTTCACGCCAGGGCCAAACTCCAGCGCAAGGGCTGCGATCTGCTGGTGGTGAACGCGGTCGGGGACAACCGGGCGTTCGAGGTCGACAACAACGACGGCTGGTTGCTGAGTGCCGACGGCGCCGAGGTCGCGCTCGAGCACGGTTCGAAGACTCTGATGGCCACCCGTATCGTGGACGCGATTGCGGCATTTCTGGGCAAGCAGGACGGGTGA